Within the Streptomyces vilmorinianum genome, the region CGGGTACGCGGGTCGAGGCCGGTCGTCGGCTCGTCCAGATACAGGACGGCGGGCTGCCCGATCATCGAGGCGGCCAGGTCGAGCCGGCGGCGCATACCGCCGGAGTAGTTCATCACGGGCCGCTTGGCGGCCTCGGTGAGCGAGAACCGCTCCAGCATCTCATCGGCGCGGCGCCGGGCGTCCTTGCGGGAGAGGTCGAGCAGCCGCCCGATCATGTAGAGGTTCTCCCAGCCGGAGAGCTTCTCGTCGACCGAGGCGTACTGGCCGGTGAGCCCTATGGTCCTGCGGAGCTGGCGGGGCTGCTTCACCACGTCGTACCCGGCGACGGTGGCGGTCCCGGAGTCCGGGACGATCAGGGTGGACAGGCAGCGGACGAGGGTGGTCTTGCCGGCCCCGTTGGGCCCGAGCACCCCGAGCACCGTGCCCTCACGGACATCGAGGTCGACCCCGTCGAGGGCCTTCGTCTCGCCGTAGTGCTTCACGAGGCCTCGTACCTCGACGGCGTTGTGTGCGGATCGCGTCATGGCCCCCACTAGACCAGCCGCCACCGACAACGCACCGACATCCGACCGACAGACGACCGACAGGCGCGGACAGACACCGACAGACGACCGACAGGGGCCACCGACAGGCGCGGACAGACACCGACAGCCCGCCGATGGGGGATGTCGGCGGGCTGTCGTTCCGTACCACTGTGGCTAGTGGAAGGTGTGCTCCTCGGCGGGGAACGCCCCGCCGGTGACGTCCTCGGCGAAGGCCCGCGCGGCGTCGCCGAGCGTCTCGCGGAGGTTGGCGTACTGCTTGGTGAAGCGCGGCACCTTGCCGCCGGTCAGACCGGCCATGTCGGTCCAGACGAGGACCTGCGCGTCGGTGTGGGGACCGGCGCCGATGCCGATGGTCGGGATGTGCAGGGAGCGGGTGACCTCGGCGGCCAGCTCGGCCGGTACGAGTTCGAGGACGAGCGCGAAGGCGCCCGCGTCCTGGGCCGCCTTGGCGTCGCTGAGCAGCCGGTGCGCGGCCTCGTCGCTGCGGCCCTGCACCCGGTAGCCCATGGTGTTGACGGACTGCGGGGTCAGACCCAGGTGGGACATGACCGGGATCCCGGCCTCGACGAGCAGCTCGGTCTGCGGCAGCGAACGCTCGCCGCCCTCCAGCTTGACCGCGCCGACCCCCGCGTCCTTGACGAGCCGGGTGGCGTTGCGCAGGGCCTGGACGGGCCCTTCCTGGTACGAGCCGAAGGGGAGGTCGCCGACGACGAGGGCGCGCTTGGTGCCCCGTACGACGGCGGCCGACAGGAGGGTCATCTCGTCCATCGTGACGGGCACGGTGGTGTCGTAGCCGAGGTGACAGTTGCCCATGGAGTCGCCGACGAGCACGACCGGGATGCCGGCCTCGTCGAAGACGGACGCGGTCATCGCGTCGTAGGCGGTGAGCATGGGCCACTTCTCGCCGCGCGTCTTGGCGGCGGCGATGTCGTGGACGGTGATACGGCGCGTGCCCTTGCCTCCGTACAGCGCCTTGCTGCTGTCGGGGGCCTGCTTCGGGGCAGGCTGAAGCGTCATGGTGAACGGCTCCTTCGTCATCTCGAGGCGCCCTGACGGCGTCCCCGGACCACGTCCATGGTGGCACTTCCCGCTGTGGCGGGGGAAGTGGGCCGAAGTGGCGCTGTTCACACGGCGGCGGCGGATGGGTGGCGGGACACCGGGGGATACGTACGTACGAATGTGCGCGTTCTGTCACAGCTGTCCGGTCCCGCGTCACCTCCCGGAACCCGCCGCGCCGCTGTGTCGTCCCCCGTGGCAGTACGGCGGGTCAGGCATCACCTAGGGTCGATGCCGGGTCGCGGAGCAAGGCAGTGAGGACGGAACGATGGCGCGGGTGGACATGGCGGAGACCGAGAACGGCGGCGCGAAGAACGAGCGCTCCGGGTCCGGATCCGGGTCCGGACCCGGGTCCCGGTTCCGGTCGGTGTTCGAGCGCTGGCGCGGCGACCGGGGCATCTGGCGCCGCGGGATCGTCCTGGCCTTCTGCGCGGTGCTGCTCACCCTGCTGATGGTCCTCCACGCCGACATCCCCAACCGGATCGGCAACCTGGGCAGCCTCACCGAGACCTTCCTGCCCTGGCTGGGCCTCTTCGTGCCGGTCCTGCTCGTCCTGGCGCTGCTGCGGCGCTCGGCGACCGCGCTGATCGCCCTGCTCCTGCCGGCCGTGGTCTGGCTCAACCTCTTCGGCGGGCTGATCACCGACAAGTCGGGCTCCGGCGGCGACCTCACCGTCGCCACGCACAACGTGAACGCCGACAACCCCGACCCCGAGGGCACGGCCCGTCAGATCGCCGCGTCCGGCGCGGACGTGGTGGCCCTTGAGGAGCTCAAGGGCGAGATGGTCCCGGTGTACGAGCGGGGCCTGGCCGGCACGTACAGGTACCACTCCGTGCAGGGCACGGTCGGGCTGTGGAGCAAGTACCCGCTGGCCGACCCGCAGCCGGTGGACATCGGCATGGGCTGGACCCGCGCCATGCGCGCCACCGTCGCCACGCCCAAGGGTGACGTGGCCGTGTACGTGGCCCACCTGCCGTCCGTACGGGTCAGGCTGCACGCGGGCTTCACGGCCAACCAGCGCGACAACAGCGCGAACGCGCTGGGCGAGGCGATCGCGCACGACCGGCACCAGCGGATCGTCCTGCTCGGCGACCTCAACGGCACCATGAACGACCGCTCGCTCAACGCGGTCACCGCGCAGATGCGCTCCACCCAGGGCGCCTCGGGCGACGGCTTCGGCTTCAGCTGGCCGGCCTCGTTCCCGATGGCGCGGATCGACCAGATCATGGTGAAGGGCGTGGCGCCGGTCTCGTCGTGGACGCTGCCGGAGACGAAGAGCGACCACCTGCCGATCGCGGCCCGCGTCCGGCTCTGAATCGGGCAGGGGACGAAACCTCCCCGTCACCCCCGGGTAGCCCGGGGTCACCCTCCACCTGAGAGCTGGCCGCTGGGGCTGGACCTCCCCGACGCTCGTCGGCGCGAGTCTGGCCGTCGTCGGCCTGGCGATCGCCGCGGTGGCAGGACTGCTCGACCGTACGCCGGAGGGGGCCTCCCGCCTCGTGGCGGGAAGCCCCCTCGCGGACGGGCACGGGCGCGAGGTCAGTGGCTCGTCGTCTCGCGCCAGCGGTTCGTGATCGGCAGCCGGCGGTCCTTGCCGAAGCCCTTCGCCGAGATCTTGGTGCCCGGCGGGTACTGGCGCCGCTTGTACTCCGCCATGTCCACCATCCGCAGCGTCCGCGTCACCAGCTCCTCGTCGAAGCCGGCCGCGACGATGGCGTCCTTGCCCTGGTCGCGGTCGACGTACAGCGCGAGGATCCGGTCCAGCACGTCGTAGTCCGGCAGCGAGTCGGTGTCGACCTGCCCCGGGCGCAGCTCGGCGCTCGGCGGCTTGGTGATCGAGCTCTCCGGGATCGGCGGGGTCTGGCCGCGCTCCTCGGCCGCCCGGTTGCGCCAGCGCGCGAGCCGGAACACGGTCGACTTGTAGACGTCCTTGATGGGCCCGTACGCGCCGACGGAGTCGCCGTACAGCGTGGAGTACCCCACCGCCAGCTCGGACTTGTTGCCCGGCGCGAGGACGATGTGGCCCTCCTCGTTGGAGATCGCCATCAGCATCGTGCCGCGCAGCCGGGATTGCAGGTTCTCCTCCGCGAGGCCGGTGAGGCCGAGCGCGCCCATGTACGCGTCGAACATGGGCTCGATCGAGACCGTACGGAAGTTGAGCCCGGTGCGCCGGGCCAGCTCGGCCGCGTCGCCGCGCGAGTGGTCGGAGGAGTACTTGGACGGCATCGAGACGCCGTACACGTTCTGCGCGCCGACCGCGTCGCAGGCGATGGCGGCGACGAGCGCCGAGTCGATGCCGCCGGACAGGCCGATGAGGACGGAACGGAAGCCGTTCTTGGCGGCGTACGCGCGCAGGCCCACGACCAGCGCCGAGTACACCTCCTCGTCGTCGTCGAGCCGGTCCGCGTACCCGCCGGTCAGCTCCGCCTCGTACGCGGGCAGCGGCTCCTCGGAGAGGACCACCCGGTCGATCCGCAGCCCGTCGTCCACGACGCCGTCCGGTGCGTCGGGAGAGGCGGCCGGAAGGTCGAGATCGAGGAGCACACTGCCCTCGGAGAACTGCGGGGCGCGCGCGACGACCTCGCCGTTCGCGTCGACGACGATCGAGTCGCCGTCGAAGACGAGCTCGTCCTGGCCGCCGATCATCGCGAGATAGGCGGTCGTGCAGCCCGCCTCCTGGGCGCGCTTGCGGACCAGTTCGAGCCGGGTGTCGTCCTTGTTCTGCTCGTACGGCGAGGCGTTGATCGAGACCAGCAGCCCGGCGCCGGCGCTGCGGGCGGCCGGGACGCGACCGCCCTCCTGCCACAGGTCCTCGCAGATCGCGAGGGCCACGTCGACGCCGTGGACCCGCAAGACGGGCATGGTGTCGCCCTGGACGAAGTAGCGGAACTCGTCGAAGACGCCGTAGTTGGGGAGGTGGTGCTTGGCGAAGCGCAGCACCACCTCGCCGCCGTGGAGCACGGCGGCCGCGTTCTCGGGGGATCCGGCGGGCCGGCCGAGCCGCGGTTCGGCGTGGTCCGAACGGTCGAGATAGCCGACGATCACCGGCAGCTCCCCGAAGCCCTCGGCGGCGAGGCGCCGCGCGAGCGCCCGCAGGGCGGTCCGGGACGCCTCGACGAAGGACGAGCGCAGCGCGAGGTCCTCGACGGGGTAGCCGGTCAGCACCATCTCCGGGAACGCGACCAGATGCGCGCCCTGCTCGGCGGCGTGCCGGGTCCAGTGGACGATCGCCTCGGCGTTTCCGGCGAGATCGCCGACGGTCGAGTCGATCTGATTCAGAGCGAGGCGTAGTTGAGGCACGCGCTCAGTGTAATCGTCAGACCGACACTATGTCCTGGGGGTTCAGGGGTACGGTACGGCTCCGAGGAAGAGGGCCCGGCGGCCCGGCGGGGACGGCCCGGCGGCTCGGCGCCCTCCGCGGGGCGTCCGAGCGGCCGGGCCGTCCGACGATGCTGCGGGTGTCTCGGTCAGGAGGACGCGTAGACGCTCGCGCAGAACGCCTTGATCTGCTCGTCCGACAGATGCTGGGCGAGGTCGGCCTCGCTGATCATGCCGACGAGCTTCTTGTTCTCGATGACGGGCAGACGGCGGATCTGGTGGCTCTCCATCTCGTCCAGGACCGCCTCGACGTCCGCGCCCGCGTCGATCCACCGGGGCGTGCCCTGCGCCATCTCCCCGCAGGTGATCTTCGACGGATCGTGGCCCATGGCCACACAACCGACCACGATGTCGCGGTCCGTGATGATGCCGCAGAGCCGTTCGTTCTCGTCCGCGATCGGCAGGGCGCCGACATTGAGCTCGCGCATCATCTGCGCGGCGCGGTCGAGGGTCTCGTGCCGGGGGATCCACTTGGCCCCGGGGTGCATGATGTCCTTCGCCGTGGTCATGGGGTGTCGTACCTCCGTAGAACGTCGTCGTACGTACGTCGTCCCCGAGCGTCACCCATTGTGCGCGTACGCAGCGGCCCCCGCGACCGCTGGGGTCACGGGGGCCGCTCCGTACGGACGGAGGCGTCAGCCGCGCGGCGTGGCGCCCCGCTTCCTCAGCAGCTCGGTCATGAGCGTGATCTCGGACTCCTGGGCGTCGACCATGCCCTGCGCGAGGTTCCGCTCCAGCACCACGGAGCACTTCTCCACACAGCCCTGGGCCATATGGACGCCGCCCTTGTGGTGGTCGGTCATCAGCTGGAGGTAGAGGATCTCGGCCTCCTTGCCGCTCGCCTTGCGCAGCCGCTCCAGCTCCGACTTGGTCGCCATGCCCGGCATCAGCGCCGTGTCGGCGGGGTCGGCGGCGTCGCCGGTCTCGCCGTGCCCGGAAGCCCCGTGGTGCCCGCTCGCGCCCATCCAGGCCATCGGCTCGGCGCCGGACACGACCTTCGGCAGCCCCCACATGTCCAGCCAGCCCAGCATCATGCCGCGCTGGTTGGCCTGGGTGTTGGCGATGTCGTACGCCAGCCGGCGCACCTCCTCGTCCTGGGTGCGGTCCCGGACGATGAACGACATCTCGACGGCCTGCTGGTGGTGGACCGACATGTCACGGGCGAAGCCCGCGTCCGCCGAGTCCGAGGCCGGCGTCGCGGACGCCGCCGGTGCCTCCTCCCGCTCCGCGGAGGCGAACGTGACCGCGCCCCCGGCGAAGAGCAGCGCGAGGACGACGGCCGTGATCGACGCCCCGTGCGTACGGGTCAGCTTCACTGCGCGGCCCCGACGCCACCCGTGCAGGCCGCGCCCGGCTCCGGGGTCTGCGGGCCCTGCACGTACTTGGTGAAGAACGCGTCCACGCGCGGGTCGCTCGCGCTGTCCACGGACACCTGCTTGCCCCAGGCGCTCAGCATGATCGCGCCGGCCTGGTCGTCCACCGGGCTCATCAGCGTGTACGGGGTCTTCCCGACCTTCTCGGCCAGCTTCTTCACATCGGCCTCGGCGGCCTGCTTGCTGTACGTGACCCAGACCGCGCCGTGCTCCAGGGAGTGCACGGCGTTCATCTCGGCGATCTTCGTCGTGTAGACGTCGCCGTCGCAGTTCTGCCAGACCTGGTCGTGGTCGCCGCCGACCGGGGGCTTCATCTCGTACGTGACGGGGGTCGTCACGTGGTTGCGGCCGAGCTTCTTGGCGTCCCAGGACTGCTCGTCCTTGATGGGGGCCTTCGCGGCGGCCTCCTGCTGCTCCTTCTTCTCGGACTGCTTGTTGAGCACGTAACCGCCGAAGCCGACGAGGCTCAGCACGACCACGGCGGAGATGCTGATCGTGAGGATGCGGTTGCGGCGCTCGCGGGCCTGCTCGGCGCGGCGCATCTCCTCTATTCGGGCGCGGCGGTCGGCGGTGGCGGAGCGGTTGGCGGCCATGGTGATGTCGTCCTTCTCGGATGTGGGGTGGCGCGTCGTGCGCCGTGGGGGCGGAGCGGAGGCGGTCCTGCGGCTATGTCCTCAGGACCTGAAGGACGTACAGGTCCGGCGCACGGGGCTGCGCGCCGGGGCGGGTCACCCGGCCGGTGTCGTACGAGGTTCCCAGGCCCGGGATCCGGCCCTCCGCGTGCGGCGGGGGGTCGAGCGGCGGCGCGGTGAGCACCGCCGGGCTGAGCGAGGGAAACAGGGAGCAGTCGCCACGGTCGTACGGGCAGGCGTACTCCGCCACGCCGGCGGTGCGCTGATGGTGGGCCTGCTCGGCCTCGTCGTGGGCGGCGGCGGGGGAGCCGGCACCCAGACAGACGAAGAGCGCGGCGAGGAGCGTCGCCACGGCACTCGCCAGTGCCATGGGACGCGCGCGCCGGGACAGGCGTACGAGTGGAGGGCCCCCCATGAGCGGAGATCGTAGTGGCCGAAGGGCCGGGAGGGGACAGTCGGGGGAACACACGCACGGAATCGGCCCGTCCCGCGTTACCTGTGTCACACCAGGGCAGGCACTATGGGTGTGCAACGTGCGCGAAACCATGTGGTGGGATGCTCAGGTGCCCCCCGATATGCCCGAGGCGGTGGGAACAGGCGGCCTGACCAGCAAAGATGGGTGTGGAAATGGACAAGCAGCAGGAATTTGTGCTCCGGACGCTCGAGGAGCGTGACATCCGGTTCGTACGCCTGTGGTTCACCGACGTGCTCGGCTTCCTGAAGTCGGTGGCCGTGGCCCCCGCCGAGCTTGAGCAGGCATTCGACGAAGGTATCGGCTTCGACGGCTCCGCCATCGAGGGCTTCGCCCGTGTATACGAATCAGACATGATCGCCAAGCCGGATCCGGCCACTTTCCAGATCCTGCCCTGGCGCGCGGAGGCCCCGGGCACGGCCCGGATGTTCTGCGACATCCTCATGCCGGACGGCTCCCCGTCCTTCGCGGACCCGCGTTTCGTCCTCAAGCGCATCCTCGCGAAGACCTCGGACCTGGGCTTCACCTTCTACACCCACCCCGAGATCGAGTTCTTCCTGCTGAAGGACAAGCCGCTGGACGGCACCAAGCCGACCCCCGCCGACAACTCGGGCTACTTCGACCACACCCCGCAGAACGTGGGCATGGACTTCCGGCGCCAGGCCATCACCATGCTGGAGTCGATGGGCATCTCGGTGGAGTTCTCCCACCACGAGGGCGCCCCTGGCCAGCAGGAGATCGACCTGCGCTACGCCGACGCGCTGTCCACGGCCGACAACATCATGACCTTCCGCCTGGTCATGAAGCAGGTCGCGCTGGAGCAGGGCGTGCAGGCCACGTTCATGCCGAAGCCGTTCTCGGAGTACCCGGGCTCGGGCATGCACACCCACCTCTCCCTCTTCGAGGGCGACCGCAACGCGTTCTACGAGTCGGGCGCGGAGTACCAGCTCTCCAAGGTGGGCCGCTCCTTCATCGCCGGCCTGCTCAAGCACGCCGCCGAGATCTCGGCCGTCACCAACCAGTGGGTCAACTCCTACAAGCGCATCTGGGGCGGCTCGGCCCGCAGCGCGGGCGCGGGCGGCGAGGCCCCCTCGTACATCTGCTGGGGCCACAACAACCGCTCGGCCCTGATCCGCGTCCCGATGTACAAGCCGGGCAAGACGGGCTCCTCCCGGGTCGAGGTCCGCTCCATCGACTCCGGCGCCAACCCCTACCTGACCTACGCGGTCCTGCTCGCGGCGGGCCTCAAGGGCATCGAGGAGGGCTACGAACTCCCGGCCGGCGCCGACGACGACGTCTGGGCGCTCTCGGACGCGGAGCGCCGCGCGATGGGCATCGAGCCGCTGCCGCAGAACCTGGGCGAGGCGATCGCCCTGATGGAGAAGAGCGAACTGGTCGCCGAGACGCTGGGCGAGCACGTCTTCGACTTCTTCCTCCGCAACAAGAAGCAGGAGTGGGAGGAGTACCGCTCCGAGGTCACGGCCTTCGAACTGCGCAAGAACCTGCCGGTGCTGTAGTAGGTGTCGAAACGGGTCCGGTCCGCGGCAGTCCGCTGCGGACCGGACCCGTTCTCGCGTCCCGCCGAGGTCGGCGGACGGGAACGCTCTTGTTCCGCCGATCTTGCCTACGGCATACTCCCCTGACCCCCCCCACGCACGGCTCGTCCCGAGGCACTCGATTCGGTTCCGGTGGAACGCGCCGCTCCAAGAACCGTTTCACTGGACAGGACCCACGCGTGACCTTCGCCCATGTCTGCACCGCGCTGCTCTTCATAGGCACGCCTCTCTGGTTCGGGATGTTCCCGTTGCGTCCGCAGAGCAAGTTGCTCGCCGGGCCCGACCCAGCCCTGTGGCGGGCCGTCGTGCTCGCGGGCATCGGGATCTGGCGCCCGGCCGCGCGGCTGTTGGCGGAGGCGGGACAGGACTGGGAGCGGCGCGCCCATTACACCCAGCGGCTGGCGCGGGCCGGGAGCTGGTGGTGGCCGCTGTGGGTGCGGGCATGGGAGCGCGCGCCCCGGCGACCCGGATGTGGCACTCGTACGGGCGCAGGCCCGGGTGCACCACGCATGGCGGCTGCGCGGCCCCTACTTCGCGAGCGCGACCGCGGAGTACCGGTTCCGGTTGTTCCACCGGGCGCTGTTCAAGGCGCGTGAGGACCTGGCCACCGCGGCCAGGCTCAACCCCGACGACCCGACTCCGCACACCGTTGAGATCTGGCCCGCCCTCGGTCTCGGGTACCCGCACGACATGATGCGTGACCTCTGGGACGAGGTCACCCGGCGCGCACCGCACCACTTCGACGCCCACTACAGCGCGATCCAGTACTGGAGCCAGAAGTGGCGGGGCTCGCACAAGCTGGCGCGGGAGTTCGCGGAGAAGGCCGCCGCCGGCGCACCGCCGGGCACGCTGCTGGCCGCGCTGCCCCTGTTCGCCTGGTACGAGACGACCCTGGGCGACGACTACTCGTACAGCTGTGCCTCTCCGCGGGTGCGGGCCATGGTCGACGCCGCGCTGGAGGACATGGCGCATGCCGAGGGACACCCTGCCCTGCCCCGCGTCCAGCACCTTGTCGCCTACTGCCTGCACGAACAGGGAAGGCACCAGGAGGCATTGCGGCATTTCCGTGCGGTGGACGGGTGGGTGGACGCCCTGCCCTGGCGCTACCGGCAGAAGTCGCGGCTGCACTATCGAGGCATACGCACTGCGGCAGCCCGCGCCGCCGTCGCCGAGCGTCTGCGCCGGAGCTGAGCGGCGCGCTCGCGCGGTGGCCGGAAAGCCCGTTGACGCTCCGTCCCCGCCGTCCGAGACTGCCCCGATGGAGATCACCGGCACCGCCGCGCCCCTCGTCACCCAGCGGCTGCTGCTGCACCCGCTGACCGTCGCCGAGGCCGGGCGGATCGTCGCCCAGGTCCCCGGGCCGTGCGATCGGTGGGCCCAGGGGTATCCCACCGATGGGGATGTCGCCGGGGCGCGGGGGTTTCTCGACGGGTGGGTCGCGCATGGGGATCCCGGGGCGTTCCGGGCGTACGAGATACGGCGGCGGGAGGACGGGGTCGCCGTCGGGGGGATCGGGTTTCACGGGCCGCCGGACGGGGAGCGGTTCGTGACCGTGGGGTATGGGCTGATTCCGGACGTACGGGGGCGCGGGTACGCCACCGAGGCGCTGCGGGCGTTGCTCGGGCTGGCCCGTGCGCAGGGGGTCGCCGGCGCGAAGGGGGACGCCGACCTCGGGAACGTCGCCTCGCAGCAGGTGATGGAGGCCGTCGGGATGCGGTACGCGGGGGAGGACGAGCGGGTCAGGTACTACCGGGTGGAGTTCACGCCCTGACGCCCGTCCCCACACGCGCTCAGCGCTCCGACAGCTCCGAAGGCGCCTCCTGGACCAGCCAGCCGTTGCCGTCCGGGTCCTCGAAGGACATGAACGAGTTCCAGGTGTCGCCCTTGCCGTCCTCCCAGCCCGTCGCGCCGACGTGGCGGATCGGGGTGACGTCCACGCCCCGCTCGATCAGCTGCTTGCGGGCCGCCTCGATGTCCGTGACGCAGAGCTGGAGGCCGTGCAGCGTGCCCGGGGCCATCGCCTTCGTGCCGGGCATCGACGGCATGCCGCTCTCCATCGCGATGGAGCAGCGTGAGCCGGGCGGCGTCGCCTGGATGATGCGGATGCCCGGCGCGACCTCGTCGTCCAGGTCGATCTTGAAGCCGCACTTGTCGCCGTAGAACTCCTTCGCCCGGTCCAGGTCGGTCACGGGCACGAGCACGACTTCGAGCGTCAGGTTCATGGGGGGTCTCCTCCGGGGGCCTCAGAAACGCCAGCGGGTCTGGCCGAACGGCTCGCCCTTGGCGAAGCCGAAGGCCGTACGGGGCGCGACGGCGAACACCAGGGCGGTTCCACCGTCGCCCACGAACGCACCCTCCCGCACGTCGAATCGCCAATCCGGCCCGTACTTGTCGACATAGGCCCCGGCCAGCGCGCGCAGCCGTTCCTCGTCCGTCACCCGGACGGCCTCGCCCTCGACCACCACGTCGAAACCCTCGCCGAGCGAGGCGGTCCCGGTGGTGAGGACCACCTCCCGGTTCTCCGCCAGATTGCGTGCCTTGCGCTCGTCGGGGCCGGTGCAGAAGTGCAGTGCGCCCTGCGACCAGACCGCGATCAGCGGGGTCACGTGGGGGCGGCCGTCCGGGCGGACGGTGGTCAGCCAGAAGACCTCGGCCTCGGCCAGCCGGGCGGCGGCCGCTGACCACTCGGCCGGCTGGGCCTTCGGGTCGCTGTAGCGGGGGTCCAGGGCGGTCTCCGGGGTCATGGCGGTCCTCTTCCGGTCCGGTCGGTCGGGTTCAGGTGCGGCGGAAAACCGTGCCGTGAGGAAGACCCTGCCCGGACCCGGAACTCATCGCACCGCGGGCGTCCAGTGCAGCTTTCCGTCCAGACCCATCGCCGCCACTCCGTCCACGGACCCTCCGGGAGCGCCCGAGAACAGGAAGTTCTCCAGCGACCACAGCGGCCGGGTGCCCCCGTTCGGCGACGGGGCCGTCGCCAGGACGCCCGTACGGGAGCGGACCGCCAGCATTCCCTTGTCGCCGCCGCTCACCACCGGGCCGAAGCCGGCGACCCCGCCCGCCAGCTCGGTGACCGGGGAGACGACCCTGCCGTCCGCGAGGTCGGCCGTGCGCAGGTCGCCCGAGGCCGGCTTGCGGAACCAGAGCCGTATCCCCCGCCCGTCCGGGGCGGGGCCCGCGCTCAGCGCCAGCGTCGTCGCGGGCAGACCGGTCTGCCGCGGCCCGGCCAGCGGCCCGCCGGCGCGCTGCTGCGACCAGGTGAGGACGGTCTTCGCGGTGCCGGCGAAGACATGGGCCCGGCCCGCCGTGTCCGTGGTGGCCACCGGGTCGCCGTACACGTTCGTGCCGCCCAGCGCCCGCCAGGGGCCCCAGTCGCCGCCGGCCCGCTGCTGCTCGCGCCCCGTCAGCCGGTGCCGGCTGTCGCGCAGCACCACCGTCATCCGGCCGGACCCGTCCACCGCCACCGCCGGGGCGCTGATGTCGGAGGTCCCGCGGGCGTCGTTCTTCTCCGGGGTGCCGAGCGAGCGCCACGGCCCGAACGCGCCGCCCGGAAGGGACTGCTCGGTCGTCACCACCTCACGGCGGTACGCCTCGGGCCCGTCGCCGATCGTCGTCCGCGTGCCGAACACCGCGATCCGGCCGTCCGGGAGCCGTACGGAGGTCACGCCGCTGTCCAGCCCTTCGCCCTGGAGCAGCACGGGACCCTGCCACTCCGAGGCCGAGCCCGCGGGCCTCGTCCACACCGCGAGGCGCCCGTCGAGCACCGAGAAGGCGTGCAGCCCCCCGGTGGCGTCGCGCTGCACCCAGGAGGTGGAGGTGCCCCGGGCGTAGCGGACGGTCTGGGTCCAGCCGCGCCCGGAGGGGCGGCCGGACACCTTGAGGTCGCCGCACCCGGCCGGGTCCGCGCAGTCGTTGACGCCGTCGATCCAGGCGTACGTCTTCAGGGTGCGCAGCTTGGCGTCGGCGGACGCGGGGTCGAGGGTGTGCGGCAGCGAACCGGTGGGGTACCCGAGGTAGTTCTGGACCCCGAAGTGCGGGCGTCCCGAGGTCGCCGCGTACCGCGCGAGGGCCGCCTGCGC harbors:
- a CDS encoding glutamine synthetase family protein; this encodes MDKQQEFVLRTLEERDIRFVRLWFTDVLGFLKSVAVAPAELEQAFDEGIGFDGSAIEGFARVYESDMIAKPDPATFQILPWRAEAPGTARMFCDILMPDGSPSFADPRFVLKRILAKTSDLGFTFYTHPEIEFFLLKDKPLDGTKPTPADNSGYFDHTPQNVGMDFRRQAITMLESMGISVEFSHHEGAPGQQEIDLRYADALSTADNIMTFRLVMKQVALEQGVQATFMPKPFSEYPGSGMHTHLSLFEGDRNAFYESGAEYQLSKVGRSFIAGLLKHAAEISAVTNQWVNSYKRIWGGSARSAGAGGEAPSYICWGHNNRSALIRVPMYKPGKTGSSRVEVRSIDSGANPYLTYAVLLAAGLKGIEEGYELPAGADDDVWALSDAERRAMGIEPLPQNLGEAIALMEKSELVAETLGEHVFDFFLRNKKQEWEEYRSEVTAFELRKNLPVL
- a CDS encoding PIG-L family deacetylase, which codes for MTTTVLVGASFAGLLHLSSGSVLGAPVSEAPAATDDAPRQAVTSGLGAKPVRTDDVSVAQIVAHPDDDLYFMNPDIAQSIRSGRSLTSVYLTSGESDGINARSHAPHRPAPDKAGFAAARQNGIRAAYAEMATGSRTSPWDRISIPTAGGGAAELDVLRAKPQVNLIWLQMREAGAISANRPHSLNGLWNGRVPVLESQRATGTPVAADFTYTREQVIDTLVGLLERIRPTFVRMQDPTPGRNPKTGKYTDHQDHLYGARFAQAALARYAATSGRPHFGVQNYLGYPTGSLPHTLDPASADAKLRTLKTYAWIDGVNDCADPAGCGDLKVSGRPSGRGWTQTVRYARGTSTSWVQRDATGGLHAFSVLDGRLAVWTRPAGSASEWQGPVLLQGEGLDSGVTSVRLPDGRIAVFGTRTTIGDGPEAYRREVVTTEQSLPGGAFGPWRSLGTPEKNDARGTSDISAPAVAVDGSGRMTVVLRDSRHRLTGREQQRAGGDWGPWRALGGTNVYGDPVATTDTAGRAHVFAGTAKTVLTWSQQRAGGPLAGPRQTGLPATTLALSAGPAPDGRGIRLWFRKPASGDLRTADLADGRVVSPVTELAGGVAGFGPVVSGGDKGMLAVRSRTGVLATAPSPNGGTRPLWSLENFLFSGAPGGSVDGVAAMGLDGKLHWTPAVR
- a CDS encoding VOC family protein, encoding MNLTLEVVLVPVTDLDRAKEFYGDKCGFKIDLDDEVAPGIRIIQATPPGSRCSIAMESGMPSMPGTKAMAPGTLHGLQLCVTDIEAARKQLIERGVDVTPIRHVGATGWEDGKGDTWNSFMSFEDPDGNGWLVQEAPSELSER
- a CDS encoding GNAT family N-acetyltransferase, giving the protein MEITGTAAPLVTQRLLLHPLTVAEAGRIVAQVPGPCDRWAQGYPTDGDVAGARGFLDGWVAHGDPGAFRAYEIRRREDGVAVGGIGFHGPPDGERFVTVGYGLIPDVRGRGYATEALRALLGLARAQGVAGAKGDADLGNVASQQVMEAVGMRYAGEDERVRYYRVEFTP
- a CDS encoding pyridoxamine 5'-phosphate oxidase family protein, which produces MTPETALDPRYSDPKAQPAEWSAAAARLAEAEVFWLTTVRPDGRPHVTPLIAVWSQGALHFCTGPDERKARNLAENREVVLTTGTASLGEGFDVVVEGEAVRVTDEERLRALAGAYVDKYGPDWRFDVREGAFVGDGGTALVFAVAPRTAFGFAKGEPFGQTRWRF